A stretch of the Filimonas lacunae genome encodes the following:
- the thiL gene encoding thiamine-phosphate kinase — protein MENRTEIGSLGEFGLIEHLTKNFETHQVSTVVSVGDDAAVIDHFGKQTVVTTDLLIEGVHFDLMYTPLKHLGYKSVVVNLSDVYAMNAIPTQITMSIGISNRFSVEALDEFYEGVYAACEKYQVDLIGGDTSASQKGFIISVTAIGEVTPGKFVKRSTAQKGDLICLTGTVGGAFLGLTLLEREKKIYLENPQVQPDLENESYIVGKLLKPEARKDIIEFFEKNDIVPTSMMDVSDGVSSEVLHLCRQSSLGCRIYEEKLPMAEEARAAAFKFGLDPTTCALSGGEDYELIFTMKQEDYDKITLQEEIAVIGYMTDLEEGKKILTKGGNTFDITAQGWNAFQK, from the coding sequence ATGGAAAACAGAACAGAAATAGGTTCTTTGGGTGAATTTGGACTGATAGAGCATCTGACCAAAAATTTTGAAACGCACCAGGTTTCTACCGTGGTGAGTGTAGGTGATGATGCCGCCGTAATAGATCATTTTGGTAAGCAAACTGTTGTAACTACCGATTTATTAATAGAAGGTGTACATTTTGATTTGATGTACACCCCTTTAAAGCACCTGGGTTATAAAAGTGTGGTGGTAAACCTGAGCGATGTATACGCCATGAATGCTATTCCTACACAAATAACCATGAGCATAGGCATTAGTAACCGGTTTAGTGTGGAAGCGCTGGACGAATTTTATGAAGGAGTGTATGCTGCCTGCGAAAAATACCAGGTAGACCTGATTGGCGGAGACACTTCGGCTTCGCAAAAAGGTTTTATCATTTCGGTTACCGCTATTGGCGAAGTAACACCCGGAAAATTTGTAAAACGCAGTACCGCACAGAAAGGCGACCTGATTTGTTTAACCGGTACCGTGGGTGGTGCATTCCTGGGATTGACTTTATTAGAAAGAGAAAAGAAAATATACCTGGAAAACCCGCAGGTACAGCCCGACCTGGAAAACGAAAGTTATATAGTAGGCAAGTTGCTAAAGCCGGAAGCCCGCAAGGATATTATTGAGTTTTTTGAGAAAAACGATATTGTACCTACTTCTATGATGGACGTTAGCGACGGGGTTAGCAGTGAAGTGCTGCACCTGTGCCGCCAAAGTAGCCTGGGTTGCCGTATTTACGAAGAAAAATTGCCTATGGCGGAAGAAGCACGCGCTGCTGCTTTCAAATTTGGGCTTGATCCTACCACCTGCGCTTTAAGCGGTGGCGAAGATTATGAGCTGATTTTTACCATGAAGCAGGAAGATTACGATAAGATTACTTTACAGGAAGAAATTGCAGTGATTGGTTACATGACCGACCTGGAAGAAGGTAAAAAAATTCTTACCAAGGGCGGAAACACTTTTGATATTACAGCCCAGGGCTGGAATGCATTTCAAAAATAA
- a CDS encoding LysE family translocator, protein MAFAALVKGLALGLMLSISVGPVIFTIIKQSINNGHKGGYFFIAGVSASDITLVVICNLFTTIFQSAIAHERTIGIAGSVFLIVLGIYNCFFKKVVIASEEHVKSKVFRKRDLAAIFFSGFFMNSLNPGALLFWFAASATILADSKTEAHPIQYRIIIFATCLIFVFLSDLAKVLLAGKIRSKLTAHNIHIINRISGLILMGFGVALIWGILSHNSVMGH, encoded by the coding sequence ATGGCTTTTGCAGCACTGGTTAAAGGGCTTGCCTTGGGGTTGATGTTGAGTATTTCTGTTGGGCCGGTTATATTTACTATCATCAAGCAAAGTATAAATAACGGCCACAAGGGCGGATACTTTTTTATTGCAGGTGTTAGCGCCAGCGATATTACTTTGGTAGTAATATGTAACTTATTTACCACTATATTTCAATCGGCCATTGCACATGAAAGAACTATCGGCATTGCCGGCAGTGTCTTTTTAATTGTATTGGGCATATATAACTGCTTTTTTAAAAAGGTGGTGATTGCCAGCGAAGAACATGTAAAAAGCAAGGTTTTTCGAAAGCGTGACCTCGCGGCTATTTTCTTTTCCGGATTTTTTATGAACAGCCTTAACCCGGGAGCCCTTTTATTCTGGTTTGCTGCTTCTGCTACCATACTGGCGGATTCTAAAACAGAAGCTCATCCCATTCAATACCGTATCATCATTTTTGCCACCTGTTTAATATTTGTGTTTTTATCTGACCTGGCTAAAGTGTTACTGGCGGGAAAAATACGCTCTAAGCTTACTGCACATAACATTCATATCATCAACCGTATTTCCGGTTTAATATTAATGGGTTTTGGCGTAGCGCTTATTTGGGGCATCTTAAGCCACAACAGCGTAATGGGCCACTAA
- a CDS encoding GH3 family domain-containing protein, producing the protein MAIFDIQLPPGIAKALRLPQNSARRQQDRVLRKLLRKARFTKFGQKYRFDEILMAKSPCKEFQQLVPTYNYNRIYEEWWHLTLEGQQDVCWPKKIKYYALSSGTSESASKYIPITNDLLRGNRIVMIKQMLTLRNYVDIPVKSIGKGWLMLGGSTDLQKNAGYYAGDLSGITAKKVPFWFQRFYKPGKKIAREKDWNKKLEEIVEKAKDWDIGFIVGVPAWIQMCMEMIIERYKVKNIHDIWPNLAFFVHGGVSFEPYKKGFEKLLGKPLTYIETYLASEGFIAYQDRQHAKGMRLVTNEHIFFEFVPFDHINFDANGDMISQPQALTIEDVEEGKDYAILLSTSAGAWRYLIGDTIKFVDKKRCEIVITGRTKHFLSLVGEHLSVDNMNKAVQMVGEELNVSIPEYTVIGEAYGGTSFCHRWYVACDDKVDKALLCTKIDEKLKLLNDDYAVERKSALKEVFLDVLPEEAFMEFMRVKGKVGGQHKFPRVLKGKMVEDWKKFLNPQ; encoded by the coding sequence ATGGCAATTTTTGATATCCAACTTCCACCAGGTATTGCAAAAGCGTTACGATTGCCGCAGAATAGTGCCCGTCGGCAGCAGGATCGTGTATTGAGAAAACTGTTGCGCAAAGCCCGGTTTACTAAATTTGGTCAGAAATACCGTTTCGATGAAATTCTCATGGCCAAAAGTCCATGTAAAGAGTTTCAGCAATTGGTACCTACTTACAATTACAACAGAATTTACGAGGAATGGTGGCATCTTACCCTCGAAGGGCAGCAGGATGTGTGCTGGCCTAAAAAAATCAAATACTACGCGTTAAGTTCTGGTACGAGTGAATCGGCCAGTAAATACATACCTATTACCAATGATTTGCTCAGGGGTAACCGCATTGTGATGATCAAGCAAATGCTCACCTTGCGTAATTATGTAGATATTCCGGTAAAATCCATAGGAAAAGGCTGGTTAATGCTGGGTGGTAGCACCGATTTACAAAAAAATGCGGGCTATTATGCAGGTGACCTTAGCGGTATTACCGCCAAAAAAGTGCCTTTCTGGTTCCAGCGTTTTTATAAGCCCGGCAAAAAAATAGCCCGCGAAAAAGACTGGAATAAAAAACTGGAAGAAATTGTAGAGAAGGCGAAAGACTGGGATATTGGGTTTATAGTAGGTGTTCCGGCCTGGATTCAGATGTGCATGGAAATGATCATTGAACGTTATAAGGTGAAGAACATACATGATATATGGCCTAACCTGGCGTTTTTTGTGCATGGAGGGGTAAGTTTTGAGCCTTATAAAAAGGGGTTTGAAAAATTATTAGGAAAGCCGCTTACTTATATTGAAACCTATCTGGCCAGTGAAGGCTTTATTGCCTATCAGGACAGACAGCACGCCAAAGGCATGCGACTGGTTACCAACGAGCATATTTTCTTTGAATTTGTTCCTTTCGACCATATCAACTTCGACGCCAACGGCGACATGATCAGCCAGCCGCAGGCATTAACTATCGAAGACGTGGAAGAAGGAAAAGATTACGCGATTTTATTAAGCACCAGCGCGGGTGCATGGCGTTATTTAATCGGGGATACCATTAAGTTTGTAGATAAAAAGCGTTGCGAGATAGTGATTACGGGACGTACCAAACATTTCTTAAGCCTGGTTGGTGAACACCTGAGTGTAGATAATATGAACAAGGCGGTTCAAATGGTGGGTGAAGAACTGAATGTGAGTATTCCGGAATACACTGTTATCGGCGAAGCCTACGGTGGTACCTCTTTTTGTCACCGCTGGTATGTGGCATGTGATGACAAGGTTGACAAAGCATTGCTGTGTACTAAGATTGATGAGAAGCTGAAATTGTTGAACGACGATTATGCAGTAGAACGTAAAAGCGCTTTAAAGGAAGTTTTCCTGGATGTTTTGCCGGAAGAAGCCTTTATGGAATTCATGCGTGTGAAAGGAAAAGTAGGGGGGCAGCATAAGTTTCCACGTGTGCTGAAAGGCAAAATGGTGGAAGACTGGAAGAAATTTTTAAATCCACAGTAA
- a CDS encoding inositol monophosphatase family protein, protein MLKQTLLKATEAAAAVLKENFDRPFKISNKEGLNNLVTEIDHKSEALIIDIIRAEFPDHYILTEESGELPQNSEYKWIIDPIDGTINYANGIPLCCVSIGLEKDGEMLYGAVYNPFINELFFAQRGFGATLNDHKIHVTDKSDLKTSCLATGFPYTYLDAPNGPLDIFPKLIRKGIPVRRLGSAAIDLCWVAAGRFDGFYEHKLQAWDSAAGFLIVEEAGGKVTDYKGDHYSPYQPHIIATNGKIHDQLLHVVNGGEVL, encoded by the coding sequence ATGCTTAAACAGACTCTATTAAAAGCCACCGAGGCGGCGGCGGCAGTTTTAAAAGAAAATTTCGACCGTCCGTTCAAAATCAGCAACAAAGAAGGGTTGAATAACCTGGTAACAGAAATTGATCATAAAAGCGAAGCTCTGATCATTGATATTATCCGTGCTGAATTCCCGGACCATTATATATTAACCGAAGAGTCAGGCGAGTTGCCACAAAATTCTGAATATAAATGGATTATAGATCCAATTGATGGCACCATCAATTACGCCAACGGTATTCCGCTGTGCTGTGTAAGCATTGGACTGGAAAAAGATGGCGAAATGCTGTATGGAGCAGTGTACAATCCTTTTATCAACGAATTATTTTTTGCCCAAAGAGGTTTTGGAGCCACTTTAAACGACCATAAAATTCACGTTACTGATAAAAGTGACCTGAAAACCAGCTGTCTGGCCACCGGTTTTCCCTACACTTACCTGGATGCCCCGAACGGTCCGCTGGATATTTTCCCGAAACTGATCCGGAAAGGTATACCCGTAAGAAGACTGGGAAGCGCCGCTATTGATCTTTGCTGGGTAGCCGCCGGACGTTTTGATGGTTTTTACGAGCATAAACTGCAGGCATGGGACAGTGCTGCCGGATTTTTAATTGTAGAAGAGGCTGGCGGAAAGGTTACTGATTATAAAGGTGACCATTACAGCCCTTACCAACCTCATATTATTGCTACCAACGGAAAAATTCACGACCAGCTGTTACATGTGGTAAATGGCGGTGAAGTATTATAA
- the mtgA gene encoding monofunctional biosynthetic peptidoglycan transglycosylase yields MAKFFRWVLRITLILFITSLLYTVICKWVFPPITLTQTGAVFGGYGLKRDYVSWDEISPNVKLAAMASEDQLFPDHGGFDWKALEKSLNANPKKKKKVRGGGASTISQQTAKNVFLWQGNGALRYIRKVPEFYFTKMIEWTWGKKRILEVYLNVIEMGPGIFGIEAAAQKYFGKPAKNLSRTEAAMIIACLPNPKIYTVKPVSRWVGWKSKLILRQMNNIQDDPDVQALMY; encoded by the coding sequence ATGGCTAAATTCTTCCGTTGGGTTTTACGTATAACTCTTATCCTTTTTATTACTTCATTACTATACACAGTAATATGTAAATGGGTTTTTCCTCCTATCACACTTACACAAACGGGCGCTGTATTTGGCGGCTATGGTTTAAAACGTGATTATGTTAGCTGGGATGAAATTTCGCCCAACGTTAAACTGGCAGCTATGGCCAGTGAAGACCAGCTGTTTCCTGACCATGGTGGTTTTGACTGGAAGGCGTTGGAAAAAAGCCTGAACGCCAATCCTAAAAAGAAGAAAAAAGTAAGAGGTGGTGGGGCAAGTACCATTAGCCAGCAAACTGCTAAAAACGTGTTTTTATGGCAGGGCAACGGTGCCTTACGCTATATACGCAAAGTGCCGGAATTTTACTTTACCAAAATGATTGAATGGACCTGGGGCAAAAAGCGGATTTTAGAAGTTTATCTGAACGTGATTGAAATGGGCCCTGGCATTTTTGGCATTGAAGCCGCAGCGCAGAAATACTTTGGTAAACCAGCTAAAAACCTCAGCAGAACAGAAGCAGCAATGATAATAGCCTGTTTGCCGAACCCCAAGATATATACAGTGAAACCTGTTAGCCGTTGGGTGGGCTGGAAATCGAAATTGATTTTACGCCAGATGAACAATATCCAGGATGACCCTGATGTACAGGCACTCATGTACTAA